The genomic interval CGGAAAATACAGGGTCGGCATGTTGGGAGAAACTGATAGGAGCTATTGGTAGCTGCGGCTTCTTCTCTGAATCAGCTTTCCTGCGCCAGTAGGTATAGGTAGAGTAATTGATACCAGACTCTTTCAAGTAACTCATCAGTGGCTTACCACTCTGCTGTAGGTCTAACTGCAGCACTTCAAATTCTTCCTTAGTCATAAAAATAACAGTTGTAGTTCGGTGCACTATTGCGACTGCAAAGGTACTATCAAACTACAACTGCTACAACGTGTATTTCAACGAATGCTTACTTTTCTTTTTATAGCATATAGAAGTGACTACCATAGTTCACGTCCATCGTCTGCCAGACCCCACGCGTAGTACCCCTGAGTGTGCTGCGCCGCGACGTGCATATAGAAGAGCCTGGATTCAGTGTGGCACAATTCGCTACCGCCGTGGCCAACGAACTAATGTGGGCATTGGAAGGCCTGGTAGAGGAAGTGACGGTTTACGGATTAAAGTAGAAAAACGACCGACCTTAGTTTAGTTATACAATTATACAGTTATACAGTTAAAAAAATGGGATACATCATTTCTTCTATTATTATATAACTTATTGATATATAGATATTTATATATAAAATAAGGAAAAAGCATACCCTCAAAAATAAACTGTATTACTGTATAACTGTATAGATTTCCTAAAAGTATTATTTAATTATTCTCTAAAAAGCTAATAATCAATGAGATACGACATAACAACAAAGAAGGCACCCGAGATGCCTAACCTCGGAAAGGGTACAGAATGTATCAAATTACTGCTCTCACAGGCCTCAAAAGACATGTACGAACCCCTCGTTCCGATGCTTTTCCCCTCACTTGGCGCACATATCAGCGGCGCAGAATTTCAGTATCCTGATCGCAGTTGGAAGGAAATGTGTGGCCAAATGGCTAATCTGGTTGGCGAATCGGGGTGTAACAAGGGTCAATTTGGAGTATAATTATAAACCCAAAAACGCTTAGTCTAAACGCTCGTAGCAATCTTACTAAACGCTCTGGGCGTTCTTACTAAACGTTGCTCTGCGTTCTCTATGTTTCTGTAGTAAAAACTTTAGATATAAAGCAATCGGGCTAAGCTCTTGTGAACTTAGCCCGATTTGCTTTGGTCGAGGTGACAGGACTCGAACCTGCGACAGCCTGGTCCCAAACCAGGAACGCTACCAACTGCGCTACACCTCGTTTTTGCGGGTGCAAAGGTATTAAGAAAAATTGAGAACCGAAAATTTTAAGGAAGAAAAATACGCTTGAAGCGGTATATTTAACATTCTTTCAACTCTCGGTTCTCAATCATTGTTATTTTATGATACCTTGCTCTACGAAAATCTTCTTCAGCGCGATTACGGAACGCTCTACCTGCTCCTCTGTGTGAGTAGCCATGAGGGCATAGCGCACGAGGGTGTCCTGTGGTGCACATGCTGGTGGAATGACAGGATTGATGAACACGCCTGCATTGAATGCGAGTGCTGTTACAAGGAATGTCTTCTCTGTGTCGCGCACGTAAAGAGGAATGATGGGGCTCTCGGTATCGCCAATCTCGAAGCCTTCCTCGCGGAAACGCTTCAGGGCGTAGCGAGTTACGTTCCACAGCTTCTCAATGCGCTCTGGCTCCTGCTGGATGATGTGGAGTGCCTCGAGGGCAGCAGCTGTTGCAGCAGGTGTGTTTGATGCAGAGAAGATGTATGTGCGGCAAGAGTGACGCAGATAGTTGATGGTGTCGAAGTCAGAAGCAATGAAGCCACCGATGCTGGCAAGTGACTTAGAGAAGGTGCCCATGATGAGGTCAACCTCCTTAGTGAGACCGAAGTGGTCGCACACGCCCCTACCCTGACGGCCGAAGACGCCAACGCCGTGGGCCTCGTCAACCATCACTGAGCAGTTGTACTTATGCTTAAGCTCGATGATTTCAGGCAGCTTGGCAAGGTCGCCCTCCATAGAGAACACGCCATCGACAACGATGAGCTTGATAGCCTCATGAGGCAGACGCTGGAGCACGCGCTCGAGGTCTTCCATGTCGTTGTGCTTGTAGTGGAGCTGCTTAGCAAAGGCCAGACGGCGTCCGTCAACGATAGATGCGTGGTCGCGATCGTCGCAGATTACATAGTCATCCTTGCTGAGCAATGCGGGAATAACGCCCTGGTTAACGCTGAAACCGGTAGAGAGGCACAGACAGTCATCCTTGCCAATGAACTCTGCTATTTCTTTCTCTAACTTTACGTGGAGATCGAGCGTACCGTTCAGGAAGCGGCTGCCTGCACAGCCAGTGCCATATTTATCAAGAGCTTCCTTGGCCTTGTCGATGATACGCTGGTCGCCAGTGAGACCTGTGTATGCGTTAGAACCGAACATCAGTACTTTATGACCGCCCATTTCTACTTCCGTACCCTGCTTGCCTGTGATTTCACGGAAATAAGGATAAACGCCCTTTTCCATGAACTGCTGTGGGATACGGTATTCTTTGTATCTTTCTTGTAATTGTCCCATATTAAAGTTATAGGTATGAATACTTTTAATTACAGCCTGCAAAATTACACAAAAATCTTCAAATCATGCATTTTTTTCGTAATATTTACAACAAAGAGGTAATTTTCTTAGTAAGGAAGCCACAAAATCAAATAAAAAGATGTACATTTGCATTGTCATGACAGATAAAAAACTGAAAATAGCATTTATTGTCAATCCTATTTCGGGTACTGGCAACAAGGAGAAGATTCCAGGTCTGATAGAACAGATACTTGACAAGAATCTTTTCGACTACAGCATATCGTTCACTGAACGTTCGGGTCATGCTGCCGAGATGGCCTCGCAGTTTGCCCAGCAGGGCTATGACATCTGTGCTGCCGTTGGAGGTGACGGAACGGTGAACGAGGTTGCCCGCTCGCTGATAGATACCGACACGGCGCTGGCAATAATCCCCTGCGGAAGCGGCAACGGCCTTGCACGCCACCTCTGCCTGCCCTTGGAGACGAAGAGCGCCATCAACATAATAAACTCCGCTCAGATAGAGCGTTTCGACTACGGCATCATTAACGGTCTGCCATTCTTCTGCACTTGCGGAATGGGCTTCGACGCATTCATCTCGCTGAAGTTTGCCGAGGCAGGCAAGCGCGGCCCAATAACATACGTGGAGAACGTGCTGAAAGAGGGCTTGAAATACAAGCCTGAGACCTACACCGTGGAAGACGAGAGCGGCACCCACCACTACAAGGCGTTCCTCATAGCCTGTGCCAACGCAGCACAATACGGCAACAACGCATACATAGCCCCTGGCGCTTCGATGAAAGACGGACTTATGGACGTGATAATCATGGAGCCGTTTGACGTGATAGATGCGCCAAAGATTGCTATGGACCTCTTTGCCAAGACGCTGAGCAGCAACTCGCGCATAAAGACTTTCCAGGCAAGGAAGATTCACATACACCGCTCAAAGCCGGGTGCCATACACTTCGACGGCGACCCCATCATGACCGATGCCGATATTGACGTAGCAATGAAGCCACTGGGCATAAAGATTGTGGTTAATCCCGACATGCCCGAAGACGAGGCACAACCAAACCCCATACTCAACGCCTTCAGCGACTTCTTTAATAATATAAATAATGTACGCGACGACATAGTACGTGGCGGTCATCGTATTCAGGCGCTCAACAAACTGATGCTCCGCAAACTATCAAGACTATGACAGACAACCTGGAAGAACTCTTTCCTGTGGTCAACGAAGACGGTGTGACTACAGGCAAGATAACACGCAAAGAAGCTCATAGCGGAACGAGGATACTCCACCCAGTGGTGCATCTCCACCTGTTTAACTCGAAGGGTGAGCTGTACCTGCAGCGCCGCCCATTGTGGAAAGACATACAGCCAGGCAAATGGGACACGGCCTGCGGAGGACACATGGCCTACGGCGAGACGCCCGAGGAAGCGCTGCGCAGAGAGGTGAGCGAAGAGCTTGGGATAACTGATTTCGAGCCTGAATTTCTTGGGAAATATGTCTTTGACAGCAAGAGGGAGCGCGAACTGGTATATGTGAACAAGGCTGTCTATGACGGCAAGGTTAATCCCAGCGACGATGAGCTCGACGGCGGACGGTTCTGGACAGAAGAGGAACTGCGCGAAGCTATGGGAAAGAACATTCTCACTCCGAACTTCGAACAAGAATACAAGGCGTTTTTCCCATGCAGATGACAGTCATCATAGTGATTCTCGCTTCATGCGTGGCCTATGCCTCATGGCGCACCTATCGCCTCATAAGCGAGAAAGAAGACCCATGTGCAGGCTGCGAAGGGTGCGAACTGAAGCACAAAATAAAGGAAAAAAGCGAGTGTCAGAAGAAAAAGTAAGAAAATTATTTGGCTGAAAGAGAAAAAAGCATTACCTTTGCACTCGCAAAAAAGCAAAGACCTCTGGTGCCTTGGATGAGTGGCTTAGTCAACGGTCTGCAAAACCGTCTACGGCGGTTCGAATCCGCCAGGCACCTCAGAAGAAAATAGGAAGCATTTCGCTTCCTATTTTTTGTTTTACTTTATCGTTACCTGCGTAGCACCGTAGCCATATTCCTGGAATGACGCATCCTGATAGGTGTAGTTCTTGAACCTGTAGCGCAAATCGTTGATGAGCGCCTGACGCAGAACACCCTCACCCTTGCCGTGAATGAAGATAATCTTCAGACCTTTCTTGTTGGCATGCTCACGCAGAGTCTTGCGGAACACGTCGAGCTGGTAGTTAAGTATGTCGGCAGCTTCCATGCCGTTGGTCATCTCAAGCACCTCGTCAGCATGAAGGTCCACAACGACTGGCTCGCCTGCCTTTCGTGCTGGCTGAATGAGCGGACGCTTAGCCTTCAGCTGCTCAGGCTTGTGGAACATGTTCTCCTTCAGCTGCTGAGCATCGACGAAAAGCGGTTTCATGGGTTTGTCGTTCTCAATGAGCGTGTAGATAAGTGCGGGCTGCTCAAAGAAATCGTTCTCCTGGAAGGTGTGAAGCTTGTAGAACTTCACGGAGTCAACTCTGAACTGAACGTCAACAGCAGGCTTCAGCATGAAGTTTTTCTCACGCTTATAGGGAAGAATCTGAACTGCTACGCGCTCAAGGTCGTTAAGGTCCTCACGACCGAACTCCTCAACAAACAGCTTTGTGTTTGGCTCTACCTCGGCTGCAGCACGAAGATGCCAGCTGTTTCCCTCGGCCGACATATACGTGAAGCGCATGTAGTAGTTGGAATCGTTGACGAAATATGCCTCGAAACGCGTCTGACTGATCTCCTTGACATCCATCGGTACGAAGGCAAGATAAGCTGAAAGCATCTCGCCACCCTTGCGCTCTTCAGGCAGAGGCTTAAAGGTTACCGGACGGTCGGCAGGCTCTACATCGGCCTCCTCGACATGCTTCTGCTGAGCACCCTTCTGCTTAACCTCCACCACATGCTGGGTGTCATAGTTCTCTTCACCGATAACAACAACATCGCTGACTCTCATGGGAACCTGAAAGCCGTCTTCGTCTTCCACGAGGACAACATCCTTTCCCTGAAAGCCTGCCACTTTTCCTCCGCCAATCTCGCTGAGGAATCTCACTTTATCTCCTATCTTCATAGTAATGTTTCTTTCTTTTTTATGGTATCAATAATGAGCTGTCGCCATAGCTTAGGAAGCGGAAGTCATGGCCGAGTGCATAGTCATAGATTTTCTTCCAGTCACCCTTGACAAAAGCGCTGACAAGCAACAGCAGCGTTGATTGAGGCTGATGGAAATTGGTTACCAGCATCTTTACAATCTTATATTCATAGCCAGGGGCAATGATGATTTGAGTGCTGCTGTGAAGAGTGTTCAGACCATTGCTGTCGAGCCACTGAAGCAGAGCCTCAATAGCAGCCTTTGCCTCTACCCTCTCGCCAGCGGCTTCATCGTAGGGTTCCCACTGGTTTACATGCAGCTCGTCTTCCTTCAGCGACGGATTGCGCAGCACCTTCAGTCCCATGAAGTAAAGACTCTCCAGAGTGCGCACGCTTGTCGTTCCTACAGCAATAGCCTTGCAGTCGTGACGGAGAAGCTTCTCGAGAGTCTGACGCTTAACAGCCACATACTCGGTATGCATCTCATGACCATTGATTTCCTCGCTCTTGACAGGCTTGAATGTTCCTGCGCCAACATGAAGGGTGAGCTCTTCGCGATCAATGCCGTGAGCATCGAGAGCCTCGAGCACCTTCGGAGTGAAATGAAGACCTGCCGTAGGCGCTGCCACGCTGCCCTTAATCTTTGAATAAACGGTCTGGTAGGTGGTCTTGTCGCTCTCCTGAGTCTCTCTGTTAAGATATGGAGGGATGGGAAGCTCGCCCATCACATCGACAATTTCAGCAAACGACACACTATCGGCATTCCACTCGAAGTCAATGCGGAAACTGGTGCCGTGCTCGCCGTTACGAGTGGCACAAACGGTAACAGGCGTTCCCTTGACCTCAATGTCACGCTTGAGGGTTCCCTCTTTCCATTTCTTCAGATTGCCCACCAGACAATACCAGGCACAATGGCCCGTGGTCTGGAACATCTGCTCATAGTCGCTCGGCTCGGCAGGCTCAAGCAGGAACACCTCTATGAGAGCACCTGTCTCTTTGCGGAAGTGCATTCGTGCCTGAATAACCTTTGTGTTATTGAAAACCATCAATGCGCCAGAGGGCAGATAGTCGGGAAGATTACAGAAGGTATCTTCACTAACCACTCCCTTGTTATAGACAAGCAGCTTAGACTGGTCACGCTGACTAAGCGGGAACTTCGCTATGCGCTCATCGGGAAGCGGATAATTATAGTCACTAATACGTATGTGTTTTGTATCCATAGAATCAATCAATTGTAAAATAAATCGGTATAACGGAAGAAACCGTTACTTATAAATGAAAAAGCAGGCTTTTACCACAGCATAGACAAAGATGAGCACAAGCACGCTTATCACAACATCGACATCGGCTACCTGATAGCCTGTAGATGTATATTGTTCGGAGACGAAAGCCTTACCCTTGGACCAAGTGCCAGAAACCTTCTGATGAACGTACCACATCGTAGTACCAACGATTGAACCCCATATCAGACCAACAGTTATGTCGCCAGGATAATGGACGCCAAGATAAAGGCGAGTCCAGCAGTTCACTAACGACCAGATTACGAGGGCAATCGTAAGATAGGTGTTGCGTACGATTAACGAAAAGAATATGGCAAGGCTGAACGTATTGCAGGCATGGGCAGAAAAGAAACCATAGTTTCCTCCGCGATAGCCGTTAACAACATCGACAAGTGTGCCAATCTCTGGATCGTGAGTAGGACGCCAGCGTGCTACAGATGGTTTTACCAAGCCATCATCAACAGCACCGGCAAGAACGGCACAGAAAGCGGCACAGCCAACGACAAGAAGAATCTTCTTGACATTTTCGTTGTTCTTCAGCACCATATAGAACAATGCCACATAGAGCGGAATCCATGTAGCTGCAGTTGTCAGTGTCTTCACCAGTCCATCAAGGAATAATGATTCGCTGCCGTTGACGGCCAGCAACAACTGCTTGTCAAATGATATCAGACTGTCCCACATATCTCTGCCTCACATTTACGGTTAAATCATTTCTATCTGCTGAGTCTTAATCCAGCCCTGCTTACCATCAGACACACGCACCTCTTTCCACTCTCTCATAGAGTCATCGACAATGGTAACCTTAGTACCTTCATGCAGGATGAAAAGGTCAGTACCATTGGCAGCAGGAGTGCTCTTCACGCTAACTGCCGACTCCATGATGATGGCTCCTCGCTGGGTGTCCATCATGTGTTTCTGCTGCCATGCGAAAATGTTGCCAAACACAAAGAGAAGCAGCGCTACGATAGCTCCAAAGAATCCTATCTTGCGAAGGAGCAACATGTCTGCAAACAGATAGAGCAGAACGAGCAGAAGAGCCAGACCGAGCATTGTCAAAGCGAAATAAGCCCATCCGTCAACACTTGCCATGTTAATCAGCGAGCGATACCAGGTGACGAAGAACATCTCCGACTCAGGCAGAATCTTGTCGATGGTCTTTGAACGAGCCATCTGCAGATTGAAACGCACGTCGGCATCGCTTGGCGACAACATTAGTGCACGTTCATAGTTCAGAATGGCACGTGTGTTGTCTTCCGTGCGGTAATAAGCGTTGCCGAGATTATAATAAAGCTCAAAGCTCACGCCGCTCTTCAACAGCGAGTCATAGAGCACAACGGCTTGCTGATAGTTGCCACTTGCATAGGCGCTGTCGGCCATAGCCTTCGTAACGCCTGTATCCACGCCCTCGGCATCAGCACTTGAAGGCATCAGCGAGAGGAGAGAACATGCAAGTATGAACATCACGGACTTGAACACATTGTCTGACGACTTTTTCTTATTCTTCTTCATCATCGACTCTAACTTTTCTATCACAGAGACTGCCTCTTTATAGACCTTGCTCATGTTGCCACGAGGATCGCCTGGGGCATAGCGCTGATATTCACACATATCGAGGATTTCGACAAAGGCGTTAACTGCCTCAGGCTCAGCGCCTCGCTCATCGAAACGCTCACGGATATTGTCACGATTCAGCTTGGCAACAGGAATGTTCAGCTTGTCGCCCACATATCCCCACATAGCACGGAGCACTTCATCGAAGAACTCGTTGGACTTGTTGTCGTTCATAAGCTTGGCAGCTTTCTTCAGTCGCTTGGTAGCAACCTTGTTTGCCTTACCCGCACGAGAGCCTACAACATCGGCATTAGCGATGGCACGCTGGCGGAAGATGACAAAGAGAGCCACAAAGATGGCGAGAAGAACG from Prevotella sp. E13-27 carries:
- the tnpA gene encoding IS66 family insertion sequence element accessory protein TnpA; translation: MTKEEFEVLQLDLQQSGKPLMSYLKESGINYSTYTYWRRKADSEKKPQLPIAPISFSQHADPVFSGSVPTGATLLFPNGLRAHFGSGTEDVLRDLLDKSLVNHVLP
- the spt gene encoding serine palmitoyltransferase — protein: MGQLQERYKEYRIPQQFMEKGVYPYFREITGKQGTEVEMGGHKVLMFGSNAYTGLTGDQRIIDKAKEALDKYGTGCAGSRFLNGTLDLHVKLEKEIAEFIGKDDCLCLSTGFSVNQGVIPALLSKDDYVICDDRDHASIVDGRRLAFAKQLHYKHNDMEDLERVLQRLPHEAIKLIVVDGVFSMEGDLAKLPEIIELKHKYNCSVMVDEAHGVGVFGRQGRGVCDHFGLTKEVDLIMGTFSKSLASIGGFIASDFDTINYLRHSCRTYIFSASNTPAATAAALEALHIIQQEPERIEKLWNVTRYALKRFREEGFEIGDTESPIIPLYVRDTEKTFLVTALAFNAGVFINPVIPPACAPQDTLVRYALMATHTEEQVERSVIALKKIFVEQGIIK
- a CDS encoding diacylglycerol/lipid kinase family protein, with the translated sequence MTDKKLKIAFIVNPISGTGNKEKIPGLIEQILDKNLFDYSISFTERSGHAAEMASQFAQQGYDICAAVGGDGTVNEVARSLIDTDTALAIIPCGSGNGLARHLCLPLETKSAINIINSAQIERFDYGIINGLPFFCTCGMGFDAFISLKFAEAGKRGPITYVENVLKEGLKYKPETYTVEDESGTHHYKAFLIACANAAQYGNNAYIAPGASMKDGLMDVIIMEPFDVIDAPKIAMDLFAKTLSSNSRIKTFQARKIHIHRSKPGAIHFDGDPIMTDADIDVAMKPLGIKIVVNPDMPEDEAQPNPILNAFSDFFNNINNVRDDIVRGGHRIQALNKLMLRKLSRL
- a CDS encoding NUDIX hydrolase: MTDNLEELFPVVNEDGVTTGKITRKEAHSGTRILHPVVHLHLFNSKGELYLQRRPLWKDIQPGKWDTACGGHMAYGETPEEALRREVSEELGITDFEPEFLGKYVFDSKRERELVYVNKAVYDGKVNPSDDELDGGRFWTEEELREAMGKNILTPNFEQEYKAFFPCR
- a CDS encoding DUF2027 domain-containing protein, which translates into the protein MKIGDKVRFLSEIGGGKVAGFQGKDVVLVEDEDGFQVPMRVSDVVVIGEENYDTQHVVEVKQKGAQQKHVEEADVEPADRPVTFKPLPEERKGGEMLSAYLAFVPMDVKEISQTRFEAYFVNDSNYYMRFTYMSAEGNSWHLRAAAEVEPNTKLFVEEFGREDLNDLERVAVQILPYKREKNFMLKPAVDVQFRVDSVKFYKLHTFQENDFFEQPALIYTLIENDKPMKPLFVDAQQLKENMFHKPEQLKAKRPLIQPARKAGEPVVVDLHADEVLEMTNGMEAADILNYQLDVFRKTLREHANKKGLKIIFIHGKGEGVLRQALINDLRYRFKNYTYQDASFQEYGYGATQVTIK
- a CDS encoding S-adenosylmethionine:tRNA ribosyltransferase-isomerase produces the protein MDTKHIRISDYNYPLPDERIAKFPLSQRDQSKLLVYNKGVVSEDTFCNLPDYLPSGALMVFNNTKVIQARMHFRKETGALIEVFLLEPAEPSDYEQMFQTTGHCAWYCLVGNLKKWKEGTLKRDIEVKGTPVTVCATRNGEHGTSFRIDFEWNADSVSFAEIVDVMGELPIPPYLNRETQESDKTTYQTVYSKIKGSVAAPTAGLHFTPKVLEALDAHGIDREELTLHVGAGTFKPVKSEEINGHEMHTEYVAVKRQTLEKLLRHDCKAIAVGTTSVRTLESLYFMGLKVLRNPSLKEDELHVNQWEPYDEAAGERVEAKAAIEALLQWLDSNGLNTLHSSTQIIIAPGYEYKIVKMLVTNFHQPQSTLLLLVSAFVKGDWKKIYDYALGHDFRFLSYGDSSLLIP
- a CDS encoding phosphatase PAP2 family protein; amino-acid sequence: MWDSLISFDKQLLLAVNGSESLFLDGLVKTLTTAATWIPLYVALFYMVLKNNENVKKILLVVGCAAFCAVLAGAVDDGLVKPSVARWRPTHDPEIGTLVDVVNGYRGGNYGFFSAHACNTFSLAIFFSLIVRNTYLTIALVIWSLVNCWTRLYLGVHYPGDITVGLIWGSIVGTTMWYVHQKVSGTWSKGKAFVSEQYTSTGYQVADVDVVISVLVLIFVYAVVKACFFIYK